The following are from one region of the Stigmatella ashevillena genome:
- a CDS encoding Gfo/Idh/MocA family protein: MPSAIQWGILGTGNIASQFAEGLRMLPDAGLLAVGSRSRASADAFASAHGVPHAYDSYEALVRDPNVDVIYIATPNHLHKENSLLCLNHGKAVLCEKPFTLDAEEAALVVHTARVKRLFCMEGMWNRFVPIMRELDALLRIGAIGDIRMLDANLGFPFEFNPHHRVFAPALGGGALLDLGVYPVSLALWLFGRPTRIISHAVMGTTGVDEQVSILLGFAEGRQATLTSSVRTPMQNDAVFMGTQGMIHLHAPLYRPETLTRISTRKHGEAVPSRPRAGLQRLIQHPLLRRLREQSTLQPPKPLTLKVLGNGYAHEAAEVMRCMREGLLESPFMPLNDTLLVMQTMDAIRGEWRRASEFEGVPAQPRRDPPAGNA, encoded by the coding sequence ATGCCATCCGCCATTCAGTGGGGAATTCTCGGAACGGGAAACATCGCAAGCCAATTCGCGGAAGGTCTGCGCATGCTCCCAGACGCCGGGTTGCTCGCCGTCGGCTCTCGCAGCCGCGCCAGCGCGGACGCATTTGCCAGCGCCCACGGTGTTCCCCACGCCTATGACAGCTACGAAGCACTGGTGCGAGACCCGAATGTGGATGTGATTTACATCGCCACGCCCAACCATCTGCACAAGGAAAACAGCCTGCTCTGCCTGAACCATGGCAAGGCCGTGCTGTGCGAGAAACCCTTCACGCTCGACGCCGAGGAGGCCGCCCTCGTCGTCCATACGGCGAGGGTGAAAAGGCTGTTCTGCATGGAAGGAATGTGGAACCGGTTCGTCCCCATCATGCGCGAGTTGGACGCGCTGCTGCGCATCGGAGCCATCGGGGATATCCGAATGCTCGACGCGAACCTGGGGTTCCCCTTCGAGTTCAATCCGCACCACCGGGTCTTTGCCCCCGCCCTCGGCGGCGGTGCGCTGCTGGATCTGGGCGTCTACCCTGTCTCTCTCGCCCTCTGGTTGTTCGGTCGGCCCACGCGCATCATCAGTCATGCGGTCATGGGAACGACGGGCGTGGACGAGCAGGTGTCCATCCTCCTGGGCTTCGCAGAGGGACGGCAGGCCACGCTCACCTCCAGCGTGCGTACCCCCATGCAGAACGATGCGGTCTTCATGGGAACCCAGGGAATGATCCATCTCCACGCGCCCCTCTATCGCCCCGAGACGCTCACGCGGATCTCCACACGCAAGCACGGCGAGGCAGTCCCCTCACGTCCTCGGGCAGGGCTCCAGCGGCTCATCCAGCACCCGTTGCTTCGCAGGCTGCGAGAGCAAAGCACCCTTCAGCCCCCCAAACCCCTCACGCTCAAAGTGCTGGGCAACGGCTACGCGCACGAAGCCGCCGAGGTGATGCGATGCATGCGAGAGGGACTTCTGGAAAGCCCCTTCATGCCGCTCAATGATACGCTGCTCGTCATGCAAACGATGGATGCCATCCGCGGGGAATGGCGCCGTGCGTCCGAGTTCGAGGGCGTTCCGGCCCAGCCACGGCGAGACCCACCCGCTGGGAACGCTTGA
- a CDS encoding trifunctional serine/threonine-protein kinase/ATP-binding protein/sensor histidine kinase, translating into MLNIPGYTLRSLLKATGNNLLYRAVRDADGLPLILKTPMASSLGPRESERYRREFGILKRLRDVPGITRVHAHEWIHDRPILLMEFVEGVPLSELTGQPFDGLRALELGISLASTLAELHRRGIVHKDIKPSNVMVLPQGEACLIDFGIATLQLVEHLDAAPASLVEGTLAYMSPEQTGRMNRSVDYRTDLYSLGVTLYELLTGSRPFHGRDALEWFHAHMAVPPQPPISRVPGLPRAMSAIVMKLLAKVAEERYQSADGLKADLERCRDGLLKGLSEDFPLGQHDHPTHFQLPQRLYGRDAQAAVLFQGFERVAQQGRPECILVRGYAGIGKSSVVNELYKPVVRQRGFFLSGKFDQLQQDIPYATLAQAIRGLSQQLLAGTDEELAHWRERLLAAWQGQGQLLVDVVPSLGLVAGKQPPVPELPASEAAARFNRVFRQFLSVFATAEHPLVVFLDDLQWADLASLRLLQHLLSHPETPPLLLIGAYRDNEVGPAHPLTQVLEELAKAGARMTDLQLEPLSLEEVRQFVADTLPQAGMDLILPLSEMARAKTGGNPFFLFQFLLTLHHDGLLVRAPGGSWEWDAEAVQARGYSDNVVDFMAGKLRQLPEVTQHLLRLAACAGNTFPLQVLGIISNILEATEIEQGLEPAILEGMLVRAGEEQYRFLHDRIQQAAYALIPEEERKAVHLRIGRLLLASLSAEEVSEHLFDVVSQLNAGAALLEDPHERHRVARLNAEAGQRAKASTALLSASTYFAAAFQLLPGDPWETDPDLAFKLHLERAGCEFMSGNTAEARRLVEEARLRVHGRTDLSAVYRMKSDIHIAAGEIQESCDCLLECLGLLGMPLPPKPSWEEVVQATEEVKVLLGDRSIESLIGLPFVSDPDMEAVMSVLGAMLTPTFYTNPNLLILHLSRMVCLSLKHGNMSASVDGYAGFGLVLGPYFKRYQEGYDFGKLACELVERYGLNTLRGKALVCLETISYFTQPLSVAQDLITRAFQHGLQTSDFQVAGYCCNHIVTNRLHMGHPLEEVYQESVARLAFVSKAGFVDMRDTLSVTQRYVQQLRGMSASFHSLNGEGFDEASFEAGLTAERMSATRCLYWLVKLQSRFMCGAYEEALTVSSKATELSWSLIGHIQLLDLHLFHALSLAAHFGKMGPAEQTEALEALRRHQQQLAEWAASCPATFLAPERMVSAELARVTGQVVEALQAYEEAYQAAQAHGFIQSAALACELAARFWYGRRVDTLADAYARKACTAYLRWGAKGKVMQLETEWSHLQPSATLEEGVTDTSSTQIDALTVVKAQQAISSEIVLERLGATLLRVTIENAGAQRGALLLPEGDKLSVATHSGPFSEDASEDASAEPESHPLPWTLISYVKRTREHVLIGDASRPHAFSADPWFAQSRARSVLCLPLLRKDAFRGVLFLENNLATNAFSSGRIALLGHMASQAAISIENARLYAEVQRTEAALRSANDDLERRVEERTRELKQAQAQLVDTARAAGMAEVAINVLHNVGNVLTSAVINLEMMEEMAGSTHMGRLKQAMSLLEAHRGDLAHFLTQDTRGIQLSSYLSALTEQLLRERAALQDSMKAMGKHIEHIRAIVQVQQTYARSTLSNEECELAPLIMDAINIQMPALRRHGVEVTQEFVPLPRMVLDKHKVMQILINLFTNAKKAMSALPEGQRRLHVRLTVEGNTARIQVVDNGAGVAPENKDRIFSQGFTTGEGGQGLGLHSSAIAAKMLGGRLSLESEGEGLGATATLELPIQGGALPGTS; encoded by the coding sequence ATGTTGAATATCCCCGGCTACACCTTGCGGAGCCTGCTCAAAGCGACCGGAAACAATCTCCTCTACCGAGCGGTCCGCGACGCAGACGGTCTGCCCCTCATCCTCAAGACCCCCATGGCTTCCTCCCTGGGGCCTCGTGAATCCGAGCGCTACCGCCGCGAGTTCGGAATCCTCAAGCGCCTGCGCGATGTCCCGGGCATCACCCGGGTCCATGCGCACGAGTGGATTCATGATCGGCCGATCCTTCTGATGGAGTTCGTCGAGGGGGTGCCATTGTCGGAGCTGACTGGCCAGCCCTTCGATGGGTTGCGTGCCTTGGAACTGGGCATCTCCCTGGCTTCCACTCTGGCCGAACTGCACCGCCGCGGCATTGTCCATAAGGACATCAAGCCCTCCAACGTCATGGTTCTGCCGCAAGGGGAGGCATGCCTGATCGACTTTGGCATCGCGACCCTTCAGCTCGTGGAGCACCTGGATGCGGCCCCCGCCTCTCTGGTCGAAGGGACGTTGGCCTACATGTCTCCGGAGCAGACCGGGCGAATGAACCGCTCGGTGGATTATCGCACCGACCTCTACTCGTTGGGCGTGACCCTCTACGAGTTGTTGACGGGAAGCCGCCCGTTTCATGGCCGCGACGCGCTCGAGTGGTTCCACGCGCATATGGCGGTTCCCCCCCAGCCGCCGATCTCACGGGTGCCTGGCTTGCCGCGGGCGATGTCCGCCATCGTGATGAAGCTGTTGGCCAAGGTGGCCGAGGAGCGCTACCAGAGCGCCGATGGCTTGAAGGCCGACCTCGAGCGATGCCGGGACGGCTTGTTGAAGGGCCTGAGCGAGGACTTCCCCCTGGGCCAGCATGACCACCCCACGCACTTCCAGCTTCCGCAGCGCCTCTACGGGCGCGATGCCCAGGCGGCGGTCTTGTTCCAGGGATTCGAGCGGGTGGCCCAGCAAGGGCGGCCCGAGTGCATCCTGGTCCGTGGTTACGCTGGTATCGGCAAATCCTCGGTGGTGAACGAGCTGTACAAGCCCGTGGTCCGCCAACGAGGCTTCTTCCTCAGCGGCAAGTTCGATCAGCTCCAGCAGGACATTCCCTATGCCACCTTGGCCCAGGCCATCCGAGGTCTGTCGCAGCAACTGCTGGCCGGGACGGACGAGGAGTTGGCCCATTGGCGTGAACGCTTGCTGGCGGCGTGGCAGGGGCAGGGACAACTCCTGGTGGACGTGGTGCCTTCGTTGGGGCTCGTGGCCGGTAAGCAGCCTCCTGTTCCCGAGCTGCCTGCCTCCGAGGCCGCCGCTCGCTTCAACCGGGTGTTCCGCCAGTTTCTGAGCGTTTTCGCCACCGCCGAGCACCCGCTGGTCGTCTTTCTCGATGACTTGCAGTGGGCGGATCTGGCCAGCCTCCGGCTCCTTCAGCACTTGCTCAGCCACCCCGAGACACCGCCCTTGCTGTTGATTGGCGCCTATCGCGACAATGAGGTGGGCCCCGCTCATCCGCTGACACAGGTGCTGGAGGAGCTGGCCAAGGCCGGCGCGCGGATGACGGACCTTCAGCTCGAGCCGCTGAGCCTCGAGGAGGTGCGGCAGTTCGTTGCCGATACGTTGCCGCAAGCGGGCATGGACCTGATCCTCCCGCTCTCGGAGATGGCCCGTGCCAAGACGGGGGGCAACCCCTTCTTCCTGTTTCAGTTCCTGTTGACGCTCCACCATGACGGGTTGCTGGTGCGAGCGCCTGGGGGTTCCTGGGAATGGGATGCCGAAGCCGTCCAGGCGCGAGGGTACTCCGACAACGTCGTTGACTTCATGGCGGGCAAGCTGCGCCAGCTTCCCGAGGTGACGCAGCACCTGCTGCGGCTGGCGGCGTGCGCAGGCAATACCTTCCCGCTCCAGGTGCTGGGCATCATCTCCAACATCCTGGAAGCGACCGAGATCGAGCAAGGTCTCGAGCCCGCGATCTTGGAGGGGATGCTGGTGCGCGCCGGGGAAGAGCAGTACCGCTTCCTCCACGACCGCATCCAGCAGGCCGCCTATGCCCTCATTCCGGAGGAAGAGCGCAAGGCTGTCCACCTGCGCATCGGCCGGTTGCTGCTGGCCAGCCTCTCTGCGGAGGAGGTGAGCGAGCACCTCTTCGATGTCGTGAGCCAGCTCAACGCAGGGGCTGCGCTGCTCGAAGATCCCCACGAGCGCCATCGCGTGGCGCGCCTGAACGCGGAGGCAGGCCAGAGGGCCAAGGCCTCGACCGCGCTTCTCTCCGCCAGCACGTATTTCGCGGCGGCTTTTCAGCTCCTTCCGGGAGACCCCTGGGAGACGGATCCGGACTTGGCCTTCAAGCTCCATTTGGAGCGGGCAGGCTGTGAGTTCATGAGTGGCAACACCGCCGAGGCCCGGCGCCTGGTGGAAGAGGCGCGGCTTCGGGTGCATGGCCGGACGGACTTGTCCGCAGTCTACCGGATGAAGAGTGACATCCACATCGCCGCAGGAGAGATCCAAGAGTCGTGTGATTGTCTCCTGGAGTGCCTGGGCTTGCTGGGAATGCCCCTGCCGCCGAAGCCCTCATGGGAGGAAGTGGTGCAGGCCACCGAGGAGGTGAAGGTCCTCCTGGGAGACCGCTCCATTGAGAGCCTCATCGGCCTGCCGTTCGTGAGCGATCCGGACATGGAGGCGGTGATGAGTGTGCTCGGCGCCATGCTGACGCCGACGTTCTACACGAACCCGAACCTGTTGATCCTCCACCTGAGCCGGATGGTCTGCCTCAGCCTCAAGCACGGCAATATGAGCGCTTCCGTGGATGGCTATGCCGGGTTCGGGTTGGTGCTCGGTCCTTATTTCAAGCGGTACCAGGAGGGTTATGACTTCGGCAAGCTCGCCTGCGAGCTCGTCGAGCGCTATGGCTTGAACACCCTGCGGGGCAAGGCGCTCGTGTGCCTGGAGACGATCAGTTACTTCACCCAGCCGCTCTCCGTGGCGCAGGACCTCATCACCCGGGCCTTTCAGCACGGGCTCCAGACCAGTGACTTCCAGGTCGCTGGCTACTGTTGCAACCACATCGTCACGAACCGCCTGCACATGGGCCACCCGCTGGAAGAGGTCTACCAAGAGTCGGTCGCGCGCCTGGCCTTCGTGAGCAAGGCCGGCTTCGTGGACATGCGGGACACCCTCTCCGTGACCCAGCGCTATGTGCAGCAACTCCGGGGCATGTCCGCCTCGTTTCACTCCCTGAACGGTGAGGGGTTCGATGAGGCGTCCTTCGAGGCGGGCCTGACCGCTGAGCGGATGAGCGCCACACGATGTCTGTATTGGCTCGTCAAGTTGCAGTCCCGCTTCATGTGCGGCGCGTATGAAGAGGCCCTCACGGTGTCCTCCAAGGCCACCGAGCTGAGTTGGTCGCTGATTGGCCACATCCAGCTCTTGGATCTGCATCTCTTCCACGCGCTGTCACTGGCGGCCCACTTCGGGAAGATGGGCCCCGCGGAGCAGACCGAGGCGCTCGAGGCCCTGCGACGGCACCAGCAGCAGCTCGCGGAATGGGCCGCCAGCTGTCCCGCGACCTTCCTTGCGCCCGAGCGGATGGTGTCCGCGGAGCTCGCCCGGGTCACAGGCCAGGTGGTGGAGGCGCTCCAGGCCTACGAGGAGGCGTACCAGGCTGCTCAGGCGCATGGCTTCATCCAGAGCGCTGCCCTGGCCTGCGAGCTCGCGGCCCGTTTCTGGTACGGGCGCCGGGTGGACACCCTCGCCGATGCCTATGCCCGCAAGGCCTGCACGGCCTATCTGCGCTGGGGCGCCAAGGGAAAGGTCATGCAGCTGGAGACCGAATGGAGCCACCTCCAGCCCAGTGCCACCCTTGAAGAGGGCGTCACCGATACGAGTTCCACGCAGATCGATGCGCTCACGGTGGTGAAGGCCCAGCAAGCCATCTCCAGCGAGATCGTGCTCGAGCGGCTGGGGGCCACGCTGCTGCGCGTGACGATCGAGAACGCGGGTGCTCAGCGGGGCGCTTTGTTGCTCCCCGAGGGCGACAAGCTCTCCGTGGCAACTCACTCTGGGCCGTTTTCCGAGGATGCCTCCGAAGATGCCTCCGCGGAGCCGGAGTCACATCCCCTGCCGTGGACCCTCATCTCCTACGTCAAGCGGACCCGAGAGCACGTGCTCATCGGCGATGCCTCTCGACCCCACGCATTCTCGGCGGACCCTTGGTTCGCGCAGAGCCGTGCCCGCTCGGTGCTCTGTCTGCCGCTGTTGCGAAAGGATGCGTTCCGAGGGGTGCTCTTCTTGGAGAACAACCTCGCCACGAACGCCTTCTCGTCCGGGCGCATCGCCTTGCTTGGACACATGGCCTCACAGGCCGCCATCTCGATCGAGAATGCCCGTCTCTATGCCGAGGTCCAGCGCACCGAGGCTGCCTTGCGCAGCGCCAATGATGACCTCGAGAGACGGGTGGAGGAGCGCACCCGTGAGCTCAAGCAAGCTCAGGCCCAGTTGGTGGATACGGCTCGAGCAGCCGGTATGGCCGAAGTGGCCATCAACGTGCTTCACAACGTCGGCAATGTCCTCACCAGTGCCGTTATCAACCTCGAGATGATGGAGGAGATGGCCGGAAGCACCCACATGGGGCGATTGAAGCAGGCCATGTCCCTGCTTGAGGCGCACCGGGGCGATCTGGCCCACTTCCTCACCCAGGACACCCGGGGCATCCAGTTGTCGAGCTACCTCTCCGCGCTCACCGAGCAGTTGCTCCGCGAGCGGGCCGCGCTCCAGGACAGCATGAAGGCGATGGGGAAGCACATCGAGCACATCCGGGCCATCGTGCAGGTCCAGCAGACCTATGCCCGCAGTACACTCAGCAACGAGGAGTGCGAACTTGCCCCGCTCATCATGGATGCGATCAACATCCAGATGCCGGCCCTCCGGCGGCACGGGGTCGAGGTCACCCAGGAGTTCGTTCCTCTGCCCAGGATGGTTCTGGACAAACACAAGGTGATGCAGATCCTCATCAACCTCTTCACCAACGCAAAGAAGGCCATGAGCGCGCTGCCGGAGGGGCAGCGCCGTCTGCATGTGCGGTTGACGGTGGAGGGGAACACGGCGCGAATCCAGGTGGTGGACAACGGCGCTGGGGTCGCTCCCGAAAACAAAGACCGGATTTTTTCCCAGGGCTTCACCACGGGCGAGGGAGGCCAGGGTCTGGGCCTGCACTCCAGCGCGATCGCGGCCAAGATGCTGGGCGGTCGGCTCTCGTTGGAAAGTGAAGGGGAGGGTCTGGGGGCCACGGCCACGCTGGAACTCCCGATCCAGGGCGGGGCTCTCCCAGGCACTTCGTAG
- a CDS encoding kelch repeat-containing protein, with translation MKIEAGGHLFSVMQEASSAANRSDREGVVFYGPERFWTPVGDWREDAAGRWVTHRVEEYVVLKETEGVYRQHLTVAVPEGIPEMRDAGEWLEFLDASGVAVLRLHALVARDAQGHSRAGDMRLVNGDRIPQAEDPLPRYALAGGTLRMEMSLPLEGLRGPIVVDPGWSSTASPAVTRSEHTATLLLTGKVLAAGGSGATAELYDPAAGVWMATGAMGMARNSHTATLLPTGKVLVTGGSAAGTSSAEVYDPATGKWSQVDPMPFVLVGHTATLLVSGKVLVVGAAGGQIFDPTTGKWKQTGFQNASHNGHTATLLPSGKVLVAGGAAGIASAEIYDPEKDTWTATGSLLVGRYHHTATLLPTGKVLITGGYPFTYASELYDPETGKWSATAASTLLKYVHTATLLPTGKVLVTGGLYNSAIRDAVEIYDPVMGTWSIGAAMAAGRYNHTATLLPSGLVLITGWHATSELYDPGAGGWSATGALQSARTGFTLTVLPSGNVLAAGGNTGAGPSSSAEVYDAKTRLWKATMGMSVPRDGHTATLLPAGKVLVVGGSSGNTFLDDAELYESVTSSWTPTGLLTKARSWHTATLLPSGQVLVAGGRNSEGALSSAELYEPLTGAWRSAGSLALARSHHTAVLLSSGKVLVAGGLGAAGTLASAELYDPVSNTWSTLLAMGTSRAQHRAVRLASGKVLVVGGFLGSTALRSAELYDPQTQLWSQTASLEHARALHTATLLPSGRVVVSGGSNGAGEVYSAAEVYDPVLAKWGRVGPLEMTRAGHQSVLLPTARVLTAGGFNSGLLSSSELYEDTGASDAWRPVLHLPQVLRPGATTLLSGVGFQGVSAGSNGSSRDSPGAIPLSFLVSTEGGSPVQLVSEAFSPVSLKVQVPSVAVGSYLLFVSSNGVAGGRMVRVTQDNRTPVAQAVSVTTTRRKPAAVVLQATDLDGDILEYVVVTPPTKGTLSGSVDRLIYTPGDTAVGNDTFTYKVHDGEAESNVATVSLVISNASPSGEPQAVYLPKGQAGSVTLRATDPDGDVLTYTVVTPPQNGTLSGTAPGLLYTPRPGFVGTDSFTFKASDGLTASPIVPVSLWVLNASPVAQALSFQTSAGTPVAVTLRATDADGDALTFGVVTPPVHGSLSGSPPALLYTPEPGYTGPDSFTYQASDGMSTSREAEVVLEMSEQVPNRAPAIPRLSAGEAQAGADGRMVLSWQASTDAEGDAVLYRIELLQEGAVVSQLSSASPSLILPSTLPEGVYQWRVEAVDAHGHGSGYSELQSLVITHDVLGDGPPVAGGCSTSGAGGGVFLALWALLALARSSSRRVR, from the coding sequence ATGAAGATTGAGGCTGGAGGGCACCTCTTTTCCGTGATGCAGGAGGCCTCATCCGCGGCAAACCGGAGCGATCGCGAAGGGGTGGTTTTCTATGGCCCTGAGCGGTTCTGGACCCCTGTGGGAGATTGGCGGGAGGACGCGGCGGGCCGTTGGGTGACGCACCGGGTGGAAGAATACGTGGTGCTCAAGGAAACCGAAGGTGTGTACCGGCAGCACCTCACGGTGGCGGTCCCTGAAGGAATTCCGGAGATGCGAGACGCTGGCGAGTGGCTTGAGTTTCTGGATGCATCTGGCGTCGCGGTCCTTCGTCTGCACGCCCTGGTGGCCCGTGATGCCCAGGGCCACTCCCGCGCGGGCGACATGCGTCTGGTCAATGGAGACCGCATCCCGCAGGCGGAAGATCCCTTGCCACGGTATGCCCTCGCGGGCGGAACGCTTCGCATGGAGATGTCGCTTCCCTTAGAGGGCTTGCGTGGGCCCATTGTGGTGGATCCGGGATGGTCCTCCACAGCGTCTCCGGCGGTCACTCGCTCCGAGCACACCGCGACGTTGTTGCTCACAGGAAAGGTACTCGCGGCCGGTGGCTCGGGGGCAACGGCCGAACTCTATGATCCGGCCGCTGGGGTCTGGATGGCCACAGGTGCCATGGGCATGGCGCGCAATTCTCACACGGCAACGCTGTTGCCCACGGGCAAGGTCTTGGTGACAGGGGGATCCGCAGCTGGAACATCCTCCGCAGAGGTGTATGACCCCGCGACCGGAAAGTGGAGTCAAGTAGATCCCATGCCTTTCGTTCTTGTCGGCCATACGGCGACGCTGCTGGTCTCGGGCAAAGTGCTGGTGGTGGGAGCCGCTGGTGGGCAGATCTTCGATCCAACGACAGGGAAATGGAAACAGACAGGTTTCCAGAATGCCTCTCACAATGGACATACCGCCACGTTGCTGCCATCAGGCAAGGTTTTGGTGGCAGGGGGAGCGGCCGGCATCGCAAGTGCAGAAATCTATGATCCGGAGAAGGACACTTGGACGGCGACGGGCTCCCTGCTGGTGGGCCGCTACCATCACACAGCGACTTTGCTGCCCACGGGCAAGGTGCTGATCACAGGAGGATACCCTTTCACTTATGCTTCGGAGCTCTACGACCCAGAGACGGGGAAATGGAGTGCGACCGCAGCTTCCACTCTCCTCAAATATGTCCACACCGCGACGCTCTTGCCCACGGGCAAGGTTTTGGTGACGGGGGGGCTCTACAACTCGGCGATTCGCGATGCCGTTGAAATCTATGATCCCGTGATGGGGACATGGTCGATTGGCGCTGCCATGGCGGCTGGACGGTATAACCATACAGCGACACTGCTTCCTTCAGGACTTGTGCTCATCACGGGCTGGCACGCGACGTCGGAGTTATACGATCCGGGCGCGGGGGGGTGGAGTGCCACGGGGGCTCTACAATCGGCTCGCACGGGCTTCACCCTGACGGTGCTGCCCTCGGGGAATGTGCTGGCCGCTGGGGGAAACACAGGAGCGGGTCCCTCTTCCTCGGCGGAGGTGTACGATGCGAAGACCCGGCTCTGGAAGGCGACGATGGGGATGAGTGTGCCGCGCGATGGGCATACCGCGACACTGCTTCCGGCAGGAAAGGTCCTGGTGGTGGGAGGTTCCAGTGGGAATACCTTCCTCGACGATGCCGAACTGTACGAGTCGGTGACGTCCTCCTGGACGCCCACGGGCTTGCTCACGAAGGCTCGTTCCTGGCACACCGCGACGCTGCTTCCCTCGGGGCAGGTGCTGGTGGCCGGTGGAAGGAACTCGGAGGGGGCCTTGTCCAGCGCGGAGCTGTATGAGCCCCTGACGGGAGCGTGGCGAAGCGCGGGCAGCCTGGCCCTGGCCCGGAGCCACCATACGGCGGTCCTGTTGTCCTCGGGAAAGGTCCTGGTCGCTGGAGGGCTGGGGGCAGCGGGGACCCTGGCCAGTGCCGAACTCTATGATCCGGTTTCGAACACGTGGAGCACCTTGCTCGCCATGGGGACTTCCCGTGCACAGCATCGCGCGGTCCGGCTGGCCTCCGGGAAAGTGCTGGTGGTGGGAGGTTTCCTGGGATCCACGGCGCTCCGGAGCGCGGAGCTGTACGATCCACAAACCCAGCTCTGGAGCCAGACGGCTTCGCTGGAACATGCCCGCGCCCTCCATACGGCAACCCTGCTGCCCTCGGGCCGAGTGGTGGTGTCTGGCGGCAGCAATGGCGCAGGTGAAGTCTATTCCGCAGCGGAAGTGTATGACCCGGTCTTGGCGAAGTGGGGGCGCGTAGGCCCTCTGGAGATGACCCGGGCAGGCCACCAGTCCGTGTTGTTGCCCACGGCACGTGTGCTCACGGCGGGCGGTTTCAACAGTGGGCTTCTCAGCTCTTCGGAACTCTACGAGGACACAGGAGCCAGCGATGCCTGGCGCCCTGTTCTTCACCTGCCCCAAGTCCTTCGTCCCGGAGCGACCACCCTTCTGTCGGGCGTGGGGTTCCAGGGCGTCTCCGCGGGTAGCAACGGAAGCTCACGGGACTCGCCGGGGGCCATCCCCCTCTCATTTTTGGTGAGCACCGAGGGCGGTTCGCCGGTTCAACTGGTGAGCGAGGCCTTCTCGCCGGTCTCTCTCAAGGTCCAGGTGCCCTCTGTGGCTGTGGGCAGCTATCTCCTCTTCGTGTCGTCCAACGGCGTGGCGGGGGGGCGGATGGTGCGCGTCACACAAGACAACCGGACGCCGGTGGCCCAGGCCGTGTCGGTGACCACGACGCGGCGCAAGCCTGCCGCAGTGGTGTTGCAGGCCACGGATCTGGACGGAGACATCCTGGAGTACGTGGTGGTGACACCGCCTACGAAGGGAACGCTCTCTGGATCGGTGGATCGCCTCATCTACACCCCGGGCGATACCGCCGTGGGCAATGACACTTTCACCTACAAGGTTCATGATGGGGAGGCGGAATCCAATGTGGCTACCGTCTCTCTGGTGATCTCCAACGCCTCGCCCAGCGGAGAGCCGCAGGCGGTTTATCTACCCAAGGGGCAAGCAGGGTCGGTGACCCTGAGGGCCACAGACCCGGATGGAGACGTGTTGACGTACACGGTGGTGACGCCGCCTCAGAATGGCACGCTGTCGGGCACGGCCCCGGGTCTTCTCTACACGCCCAGACCGGGCTTCGTGGGAACGGACTCCTTCACCTTCAAGGCGAGTGATGGGCTGACGGCGTCCCCCATCGTCCCCGTGTCACTCTGGGTCTTGAATGCGTCTCCCGTGGCACAGGCCTTGTCGTTCCAGACATCGGCGGGGACGCCCGTGGCTGTGACGCTGCGGGCCACGGATGCGGATGGAGACGCGCTGACGTTCGGGGTGGTGACGCCGCCAGTCCATGGCTCGCTCTCGGGTTCACCGCCCGCGCTGCTCTATACGCCCGAGCCTGGCTATACCGGACCTGACTCCTTCACCTACCAAGCAAGCGATGGGATGAGCACCTCGCGCGAGGCCGAGGTGGTTTTGGAGATGTCCGAGCAGGTGCCCAACCGAGCCCCTGCGATCCCCCGACTCTCTGCGGGTGAGGCACAGGCCGGAGCAGATGGGCGGATGGTGCTCTCGTGGCAGGCGTCCACGGATGCGGAGGGGGATGCGGTGCTCTACCGGATCGAACTGCTGCAAGAGGGGGCCGTCGTGTCACAGTTGAGCTCGGCGTCGCCCTCGCTGATCCTTCCCTCCACGTTGCCAGAGGGCGTCTATCAGTGGCGGGTGGAGGCCGTAGATGCCCATGGGCATGGCAGTGGCTACTCCGAACTTCAGAGTCTGGTGATTACCCACGATGTGTTGGGCGATGGCCCGCCCGTCGCGGGAGGTTGCTCCACATCTGGAGCAGGCGGTGGTGTGTTCCTGGCGCTCTGGGCCTTGCTGGCTTTGGCCAGGTCCTCTTCACGTCGAGTCAGATGA